Proteins encoded within one genomic window of Spiribacter curvatus:
- a CDS encoding IMPACT family protein, which yields MHRVPTTTHTTEITLKRSRFIAVAAPAADREAALAAVEAARLGHPAAQHHCWAWQGRNSAASSDDGEPSGTAGRPILGVIGHKDLVDVAVVVTRYFGGIKLGAGGLVRAYAGAAEAVLSALPSGIEQPMVERSLSMAFADEQPLRHWLSGEPAADLRAIDYGEAVTVTLRLPETALTEFEAWCGARGLCCHCAD from the coding sequence ATGCACCGCGTACCCACGACAACCCACACCACCGAGATCACCCTCAAGCGGAGTCGGTTCATCGCCGTTGCAGCGCCCGCAGCCGACCGCGAGGCAGCGCTTGCCGCGGTCGAGGCAGCGCGGCTCGGGCATCCGGCGGCACAACATCATTGTTGGGCCTGGCAGGGACGCAACAGTGCGGCGTCAAGCGATGATGGCGAGCCGAGTGGTACGGCGGGGAGACCGATACTGGGCGTCATCGGTCATAAGGACCTGGTCGATGTCGCCGTCGTTGTGACCCGCTATTTTGGCGGTATCAAGCTTGGCGCGGGTGGCCTCGTGAGGGCGTATGCGGGGGCCGCAGAGGCGGTTCTGTCGGCGTTGCCGAGCGGTATTGAGCAGCCGATGGTGGAGCGCTCACTGAGCATGGCATTTGCCGACGAGCAGCCGCTGCGTCACTGGCTGTCCGGCGAGCCGGCGGCCGATCTTCGGGCGATCGATTACGGCGAGGCGGTCACCGTAACGCTGAGGCTGCCCGAGACTGCATTGACTGAGTTCGAGGCATGGTGCGGCGCACGTGGCCTGTGTTGTCATTGCGCGGATTGA
- the recC gene encoding exodeoxyribonuclease V subunit gamma, with the protein MTETFTPGFAAIHANRLETQRDIIVSHLHAHPPEPLEQETFLVQSNGMAQCSNIPSPPADIGGGSGIAAAQRFVLPQSFLWQAYRTVLGASEVPETSPFDKTRLKWRIHRLIPDQLSVDPETFAPLGDYLDDDIDQRKRYQLSGRLADLYDQYQVYRPDWLADWLDGHDTVRDARHRIAPLGATLRWQAALWRAIHRDVGPDARRLSRPGIQERFIDALKTAEPGAFPALPRRITVFGVTSMPRPVLDALYALSQHCQILQLVQNPSGYFWADLVEDRELLKLDQRRHQRHFGTPGQPLLAAWGKQGRDFIALLNEIDDPDHYRDWFQSIDAFEPPINDTTAISQHPLLQQIQQDIFDLTPLPQPGAERPLSADGSIRFHRAHSRQREVEVLHDRLLDAFQRADDAGHPLRPRDILVMVPDVDAYAPAVEAVFGTLEPHDPRYIPYTIGDRRSRSEAPVATALERLTDLPNARLTLGDVLDLLEVAAFRRRFGLSEDDRVVLREWCRDAGVRWGLDSNQRQHLDLDSGFEQNSWRFGLRRLLLGYAVGTGEAWQGIEPYPEVGSLDAALLGPLRALLDTLEAQLDALSQPGRPVDWVRRVETLLADCFELRGNDELALEARINEALNEWLNACEEAGFDAAIPLSVARDAWLDALEDEGPAQRFLAGRVNICTMMPMRSIPFRQVCLLGMNDGDYPRTQPPVDFDLMAMKGQYRPGDRSGREDDRYLFLEALLATREHLHISWIGRNPRDDSEQPPSVLVNQLRDHLDRGWRVTDPINQMESTTHRLTVDHPLQPFSAIYDGAGEHFTYATEWQCGEPPNSADAALAEPDLDDPQSVGLADLHAFLTDAARHFIGERLKLRFDETRDATPESEPFELSGLAAHRVREALLTPLRQGAASADPQAAVEAAGARLERSGQLPVAGVGRLALDRSIAEALRAGQRWQAWQARDPQREPPQELRLERCVGGQRFMIEDWTTDLYRLDGEWRRLVLKAGDTLKDKRPHDPRLLNDWLHHLAVNASGLYCPTTIVAHDAEHRLPALSAPTAAAHLDAILAGWHAGLERPLPLPVRTVFKLLREHPDKPLTAEAARPYYEGSGHQTGEVEYAGSGALRRCFPTAAALFEAQTDKGPLLAHWAHRLYQPLIEQLSQEDES; encoded by the coding sequence ATGACAGAGACATTTACGCCCGGGTTCGCCGCCATCCATGCCAATCGGCTGGAGACACAGCGCGACATCATCGTCAGTCACCTGCATGCGCATCCCCCTGAGCCGCTCGAGCAGGAAACCTTCCTGGTACAGTCCAACGGCATGGCGCAGTGCTCAAACATCCCTTCCCCCCCCGCCGATATCGGCGGCGGCAGCGGCATCGCCGCTGCCCAGCGCTTTGTCCTGCCGCAGTCCTTTCTCTGGCAGGCCTATCGGACGGTGCTGGGGGCCAGTGAGGTCCCCGAAACCTCGCCATTCGACAAAACCCGCCTGAAATGGCGAATCCATCGACTCATTCCCGATCAGCTCAGCGTCGATCCCGAAACCTTTGCGCCACTCGGTGACTACCTCGACGATGACATCGATCAGCGTAAGCGCTATCAGCTCTCAGGCCGCCTGGCCGACCTCTATGATCAGTATCAGGTCTATCGGCCTGACTGGCTGGCCGACTGGCTGGATGGCCATGACACGGTGCGTGATGCGCGCCACCGGATCGCACCGCTTGGCGCAACGCTGCGCTGGCAGGCGGCGCTGTGGCGTGCCATCCATCGCGACGTCGGCCCCGATGCCCGGCGACTGTCGCGGCCGGGGATTCAGGAGCGGTTCATCGACGCCCTCAAAACCGCTGAACCGGGAGCTTTTCCGGCCCTGCCGCGGCGCATCACCGTATTCGGCGTCACCTCCATGCCACGCCCAGTACTGGATGCGCTCTATGCCCTCTCCCAGCACTGCCAGATCCTGCAACTGGTGCAGAATCCATCGGGTTATTTCTGGGCTGATCTGGTCGAGGACCGGGAGCTGCTCAAGCTCGATCAGCGCCGTCACCAGCGCCACTTCGGCACGCCGGGTCAGCCGCTGCTGGCCGCCTGGGGCAAACAGGGCCGCGATTTCATCGCCCTGCTGAACGAGATCGATGACCCCGACCACTACCGGGACTGGTTTCAATCCATCGATGCCTTCGAGCCGCCCATCAACGATACGACCGCGATTTCCCAGCATCCGCTGCTCCAGCAGATCCAGCAGGACATCTTCGATCTCACCCCGCTACCGCAGCCAGGCGCTGAACGGCCGTTATCGGCCGATGGATCGATCCGCTTCCACCGGGCGCACAGCCGCCAGCGCGAGGTTGAGGTCCTCCACGACCGGCTGCTCGACGCCTTTCAGCGTGCCGACGACGCCGGTCACCCCCTGCGCCCGCGGGATATCCTCGTCATGGTGCCCGATGTGGATGCCTACGCACCGGCTGTGGAGGCCGTATTCGGCACCCTCGAGCCGCACGACCCGCGCTACATCCCCTATACCATCGGCGATCGTCGCAGCCGCAGCGAGGCGCCGGTGGCAACGGCGCTTGAGCGACTCACCGATCTGCCTAACGCTCGGCTGACGCTGGGGGACGTGCTCGACCTGCTGGAAGTGGCGGCCTTTCGGCGCCGGTTCGGCCTCAGTGAGGACGATCGAGTGGTGTTACGTGAGTGGTGTCGGGACGCCGGGGTCCGCTGGGGGCTCGACAGCAATCAGCGCCAGCACCTCGACCTCGACAGCGGATTCGAGCAGAACAGCTGGCGTTTCGGGCTACGCCGACTGCTACTGGGCTATGCGGTCGGCACCGGCGAGGCCTGGCAGGGGATCGAGCCCTACCCCGAGGTGGGCAGTCTCGATGCCGCGCTCCTCGGACCACTCCGCGCGTTGCTCGACACCCTCGAGGCCCAGCTTGACGCCCTCAGTCAGCCAGGCCGCCCGGTGGACTGGGTGCGACGGGTGGAAACGCTGCTTGCGGATTGTTTCGAGCTGCGCGGCAATGACGAGCTGGCACTGGAGGCGCGGATCAACGAGGCCCTCAACGAGTGGCTGAACGCCTGCGAGGAGGCCGGTTTCGACGCGGCCATTCCGCTGTCGGTCGCCCGCGATGCCTGGCTTGACGCCCTCGAGGATGAGGGACCCGCACAGCGCTTCCTCGCCGGTCGTGTCAACATCTGCACCATGATGCCCATGCGCAGCATCCCCTTCCGGCAGGTCTGCCTACTGGGGATGAACGATGGCGATTACCCGCGCACTCAACCGCCGGTGGATTTCGATCTGATGGCCATGAAGGGGCAATATCGGCCCGGCGACCGCTCAGGACGCGAGGACGATCGCTATCTATTCCTCGAAGCACTGCTCGCCACGCGCGAGCATCTGCACATTAGCTGGATCGGGCGGAATCCGCGCGATGACAGCGAGCAGCCGCCATCGGTACTGGTCAACCAGCTGCGCGACCATCTCGACCGGGGCTGGCGGGTCACTGATCCAATCAACCAGATGGAGAGCACCACTCATCGATTGACGGTGGATCACCCCTTGCAGCCTTTCAGTGCGATCTATGACGGCGCCGGCGAGCACTTCACCTACGCCACCGAGTGGCAGTGCGGAGAACCCCCCAACAGCGCTGATGCGGCATTGGCGGAACCCGACCTTGATGACCCCCAGTCTGTCGGCCTCGCCGATCTGCATGCCTTCCTCACCGATGCCGCGCGGCATTTCATCGGCGAGCGCCTCAAGCTGCGTTTCGATGAGACGCGTGATGCCACCCCCGAAAGCGAGCCCTTCGAGCTTTCCGGGCTGGCGGCTCACCGCGTGCGCGAGGCCCTGTTGACCCCGCTGCGTCAGGGCGCCGCAAGCGCAGATCCACAGGCCGCTGTTGAAGCCGCCGGTGCCCGACTCGAGCGCAGCGGTCAGCTACCCGTGGCCGGAGTGGGTCGGCTTGCCCTGGATCGGTCCATTGCCGAGGCCCTGCGAGCCGGCCAGCGCTGGCAGGCGTGGCAGGCCAGAGATCCGCAGCGTGAGCCACCGCAGGAACTGCGTCTCGAACGCTGCGTCGGCGGTCAGCGGTTCATGATCGAGGACTGGACGACTGATCTCTACCGACTGGACGGGGAGTGGCGGCGGCTGGTCCTCAAGGCCGGTGATACGCTCAAGGATAAACGCCCCCACGATCCCCGCCTGCTCAATGACTGGCTCCATCATCTGGCGGTCAATGCCAGTGGACTGTACTGCCCGACGACCATCGTTGCTCACGACGCCGAGCATCGGCTGCCGGCGCTCTCTGCCCCAACCGCGGCGGCGCACCTCGATGCCATACTCGCGGGCTGGCATGCGGGACTGGAACGCCCCCTGCCGCTGCCCGTCAGGACGGTCTTCAAGCTGCTTCGCGAACATCCCGATAAGCCGCTGACAGCGGAGGCCGCCCGACCGTACTACGAGGGCTCGGGTCACCAGACCGGCGAGGTCGAATACGCGGGGAGTGGCGCATTGCGGCGTTGCTTTCCCACCGCCGCGGCGCTTTTTGAAGCGCAGACGGATAAGGGGCCCCTACTCGCTCACTGGGCTCACCGACTCTATCAACCGCTCATCGAGCAGCTCTCGCAGGAGGACGAATCGTGA
- the recB gene encoding exodeoxyribonuclease V subunit beta, with protein sequence MSDPQPLDVLATPLNGQQLIEASAGTGKTFTLAALYLRLVLGHDPTDPERRPMLPPEILVMTFTRDATRELRDRIRARLAEAARCFVGARDPDPDDSILTGLLDAYPDTETRQRHADHLRAAADWMDEAAIYTIHSFCHRMLQQHAFDAGNPFALELSDDEGLITREAIEDYWRETIYPLSDDALAALGATLSGRGDGAKPSIKRFAHTLKPLLASSEQLGVDASQPPGPVIERQAARQAQAIESLRTAVHADLEGFDEALAEAWASKRLAASKNPVPKTWMNALRPALEAWRRNPAQRLPEIDPAKIARATLEKGVTKGNTLPEALAEHPIALAADELGEAQAALAETAGPFYAHAAQWVARRIVATRRQRGVIGFNDMLTRLRDALRQPEAGERLASVIRYQFPVALVDEFQDTDPIQYRILQAIYPPDADAGLVLIGDPKQAIYSFRGADLATYLQAAWRIPETRRYTLARNFRSARSMVDAVNTLFGQSPLGSEPFQPDAIDFQRVSANGRSETLSIDGQPAPGMTLWQLQAGDEAPEGLPMADYRRQMATIGARRIRRLLDQAQEGKAGFGNGADQRPVRPADIAILVRTGEEAGLIRAALREHGLASVYLSDRDNVLQTVEAGDVLRWLQAMAEPESERRVRTAVGTASLAYDWATLDGLFSDDARWEAVLEQFRDYADRWRRRGVLPALRQLIHDHALAHRLLMRPGGERALSNLLQISELLQETAATLDGPAGLVRWLDEEMQREGDTPADDRILRLESDAALIKVITIHKSKGLEYPLVFLPFICSYRPARAAPPLIRENGDDSVIAFKATEADTQAARDRQQAEDMRLLYVAVTRAVHACWLGLAPIRQAGKTKGSGIHLQESAIGRLIGCPSDATAADLGPLLTALANRSPAIIREPVERPTPSDGTARVATTPPAMAVARTYTARAPGAERWWIASYSALLEDGPRAAIPGTAQADILAEESQQTTQAPAARSETATDALHAIPAGPATGTLIHYLLEALANRQFPASDETVFRQIVERGLRGQRWRDWAPLLRDWLATLVETPLPLPNATPIRLNALPGDAFIAELEFLISVGRVRASRIDAIIRRYTLDGASRPGLGESDLNGMVKGYIDLVIRHEGRYWVIDYKSNALGPSNMHYDSATLRQAVMDKRYDAQYALYLLALHRLLRARLGPDYDYDTHVGGAVCFFLRGIGHSGGGLHAERPDRALVEELDALFSEEVDHA encoded by the coding sequence GTGAGCGATCCGCAACCGCTTGACGTGCTGGCCACCCCACTCAACGGGCAGCAGCTCATTGAGGCGAGTGCCGGCACCGGGAAGACCTTCACCCTCGCGGCGCTCTATCTACGCCTCGTCCTTGGCCATGATCCCACTGACCCAGAGCGGCGGCCGATGCTCCCGCCCGAGATCCTGGTGATGACGTTTACGCGCGATGCCACCCGGGAACTCCGCGACCGGATTCGGGCGCGCCTTGCCGAGGCGGCGCGCTGCTTCGTCGGTGCCCGCGATCCCGATCCTGATGATTCCATCCTGACCGGACTGCTGGATGCCTATCCTGACACCGAGACGAGGCAGCGCCACGCCGATCATCTTCGCGCGGCGGCGGACTGGATGGACGAGGCGGCGATCTACACCATCCACAGCTTCTGCCACCGCATGCTCCAGCAGCATGCGTTTGACGCCGGCAACCCTTTCGCCCTCGAGCTCAGCGATGATGAGGGCCTGATCACCCGCGAGGCGATTGAAGACTACTGGCGAGAGACGATTTACCCACTCAGTGACGACGCGCTGGCGGCGCTGGGGGCGACGCTGAGCGGCAGGGGGGATGGAGCGAAGCCCTCAATCAAGCGTTTCGCCCACACCCTCAAGCCCCTGCTCGCCAGCAGTGAGCAACTGGGCGTCGACGCCTCACAGCCCCCCGGCCCGGTCATCGAGCGCCAGGCGGCACGGCAGGCACAGGCGATCGAGTCACTACGAACCGCCGTCCACGCCGATCTTGAGGGCTTTGACGAGGCGCTCGCCGAGGCCTGGGCGAGCAAACGTCTCGCCGCCAGCAAAAACCCTGTCCCTAAAACCTGGATGAACGCCCTCAGGCCCGCTCTCGAGGCATGGCGGCGCAATCCGGCCCAGCGACTGCCCGAGATCGATCCGGCCAAGATCGCGCGCGCGACGCTCGAAAAAGGCGTCACGAAAGGCAATACATTGCCGGAGGCGCTGGCCGAACACCCCATCGCGCTGGCCGCTGACGAGCTGGGCGAAGCACAGGCGGCACTGGCCGAAACCGCCGGTCCGTTCTACGCGCATGCCGCGCAGTGGGTCGCACGGCGGATTGTGGCGACACGGCGTCAGCGCGGCGTCATCGGGTTCAACGATATGCTCACCCGGCTGCGCGATGCGCTCCGGCAACCCGAAGCCGGCGAGCGCCTGGCCTCGGTCATCCGTTATCAGTTCCCAGTGGCGCTGGTGGATGAATTCCAGGACACCGACCCGATCCAGTACCGAATCCTGCAGGCCATCTACCCGCCGGATGCCGACGCGGGTCTGGTCCTGATTGGCGATCCGAAGCAGGCGATCTACAGCTTTCGCGGTGCAGACCTCGCGACCTATCTGCAGGCGGCGTGGCGCATTCCCGAGACCCGGCGTTATACCCTTGCCCGCAACTTCCGCTCCGCGAGGAGCATGGTCGATGCGGTCAATACGCTATTCGGGCAATCCCCGCTGGGTTCCGAGCCATTCCAGCCTGATGCCATCGACTTCCAGCGGGTCAGCGCGAACGGCCGCAGCGAGACACTGTCCATCGACGGCCAACCGGCACCGGGGATGACGCTCTGGCAGCTGCAGGCCGGCGACGAGGCGCCCGAGGGTCTGCCCATGGCCGACTACCGCCGACAGATGGCGACCATCGGCGCACGGCGAATCCGTCGGCTCCTCGATCAGGCGCAGGAGGGTAAGGCCGGGTTCGGCAATGGCGCCGATCAGCGACCGGTCCGTCCAGCGGATATCGCCATCCTTGTGCGCACCGGCGAGGAGGCCGGGCTCATTCGCGCGGCACTGCGCGAGCACGGGTTGGCCTCGGTCTATCTATCGGATCGGGACAACGTCCTACAGACCGTCGAGGCCGGTGACGTGCTTCGTTGGCTACAGGCCATGGCCGAGCCGGAATCGGAGCGTCGCGTGCGGACCGCGGTGGGCACCGCCAGCCTCGCCTATGACTGGGCCACCCTGGATGGGCTTTTCAGCGACGACGCGCGCTGGGAGGCCGTCCTCGAGCAGTTCCGCGACTACGCCGATCGCTGGCGGCGCCGCGGCGTCCTGCCCGCCCTGCGCCAGCTCATTCATGACCATGCGCTCGCGCATCGACTCCTCATGCGCCCCGGCGGAGAACGGGCACTGAGCAACCTGTTGCAGATCAGTGAGCTCCTGCAGGAGACCGCCGCTACGCTGGACGGGCCGGCGGGTCTGGTGCGCTGGCTCGATGAGGAAATGCAGCGCGAGGGAGATACCCCGGCCGACGACCGTATCCTGCGCCTGGAAAGCGATGCAGCGCTGATCAAGGTGATCACCATCCACAAATCCAAGGGCCTCGAATACCCACTGGTTTTTCTGCCGTTCATCTGCAGCTATCGCCCCGCGAGGGCTGCTCCCCCGCTGATCCGCGAGAACGGTGACGACTCGGTCATCGCCTTCAAGGCAACCGAGGCAGACACGCAAGCCGCACGTGACCGCCAGCAGGCGGAAGACATGCGCCTGCTCTACGTCGCCGTCACCCGCGCGGTGCATGCCTGCTGGCTGGGTCTTGCACCGATCCGGCAGGCTGGGAAAACCAAGGGATCGGGGATTCACTTGCAGGAATCCGCGATTGGCCGATTGATCGGCTGCCCGAGCGATGCGACCGCGGCCGATCTGGGTCCACTTCTCACGGCGCTCGCCAATCGCAGTCCGGCGATCATCCGCGAGCCGGTCGAGCGCCCCACCCCATCGGATGGCACGGCACGGGTTGCCACCACGCCGCCCGCGATGGCCGTTGCCCGGACCTACACCGCCCGGGCGCCTGGCGCAGAGCGCTGGTGGATCGCAAGCTATAGCGCCCTCCTCGAGGATGGACCGCGTGCCGCTATCCCCGGTACGGCACAGGCCGACATCCTTGCCGAGGAGAGTCAACAGACAACCCAGGCACCGGCCGCGCGCAGCGAGACGGCCACCGACGCGCTGCATGCCATCCCCGCCGGTCCCGCGACGGGCACCCTCATCCATTACCTGCTCGAGGCACTCGCCAACCGTCAGTTCCCGGCGAGTGATGAGACGGTTTTCAGGCAGATCGTCGAGCGCGGCCTACGTGGGCAGCGCTGGCGCGACTGGGCTCCGCTCCTGCGTGACTGGCTGGCAACCCTCGTCGAGACGCCACTGCCCCTGCCGAACGCCACACCCATACGGCTCAACGCGCTGCCGGGGGACGCGTTCATTGCCGAGCTTGAATTCCTGATTTCAGTGGGCCGCGTCCGGGCGAGTCGCATCGATGCCATTATCCGCCGCTACACCCTTGACGGCGCGAGTCGGCCGGGCCTGGGCGAAAGCGACCTCAACGGGATGGTGAAAGGCTATATCGACCTGGTCATCCGCCATGAAGGCCGGTACTGGGTGATCGACTACAAATCCAATGCCCTCGGTCCGTCCAACATGCACTACGACTCCGCAACGCTCCGGCAAGCGGTTATGGACAAACGCTATGACGCCCAGTACGCCCTCTACCTGCTCGCCCTCCATCGTTTGCTGCGTGCCCGTCTAGGGCCGGATTACGACTACGACACCCATGTCGGTGGCGCGGTCTGCTTTTTCCTGCGTGGGATCGGCCATAGCGGCGGCGGCCTCCATGCCGAGCGTCCTGACCGCGCGCTGGTGGAGGAGCTGGATGCCCTTTTCAGCGAGGAAGTCGATCATGCCTGA
- the recD gene encoding exodeoxyribonuclease V subunit alpha — protein MPDAALLRAPTLPDRLQRWLTDDWLRGIDAAFAALLAEQGGETDETVLILAALTSHIVGDGHTRLALDQAIREPLTLWSDPPPQTPGIETPIDWLDGLNLDAVRDRLAGSPAVETIDSRRTESRLTTPLVRHGDTLYLRRYWANEQLIERVLTERLQDQTAAIPALRQRLDTLFPPAGRDPDWQRVACALATRSRFTLITGGPGTGKTRTVLRLLGLLQSQRMDSHPGKPLRIRLAAPTGKAAARLGESISAEIDALPLPGSVRDAIPRSVSTLHRLLGPRPGSRLFRHDRHDPLHADLVVVDEASMIDQELTARLLDALRPETRLVLLGDKDQLASVEAGAVLGELCAGADAGHYTTATIDWVRTMAGDDIAAWQGAGTALQQHIVKLRESRRFSADSGIGAFAESVRSGDQAHAAALLDGPDPDIQRLPLTHDSDSAIETAATGGYQPYLAALRQSRPLGDDRDAITEWARIVLRSFTRFQVLATIRHGPLGVARLNERIAARLQHEGLIDRATGWFEGRPVMITRNDYELGLMNGDVGICLSTRLPGETASRLRVAFELADHSVRLLLPSRLDAVESVFAMTVHKSQGSEFDHVLVVLPTSGPAQTRAELLYTAATRARSGAVIAHPRA, from the coding sequence ATGCCTGACGCCGCACTGCTTCGTGCCCCAACCCTGCCTGACCGTCTCCAGCGATGGCTCACGGATGACTGGCTGCGCGGCATCGATGCAGCGTTCGCCGCCCTGCTCGCTGAACAGGGGGGCGAGACGGATGAGACGGTCCTCATCCTCGCCGCACTCACAAGCCATATCGTTGGCGATGGCCACACACGGCTCGCGCTGGACCAGGCCATCCGTGAACCACTGACGCTCTGGAGCGACCCGCCGCCCCAGACGCCAGGCATAGAAACACCGATCGACTGGCTCGACGGACTCAACCTTGATGCCGTCCGCGACCGGCTGGCTGGCTCCCCGGCGGTGGAGACCATTGACAGCCGTCGCACTGAGTCCCGGCTGACCACACCCCTTGTCCGGCATGGCGACACACTCTACCTGCGTCGCTACTGGGCGAACGAGCAGCTCATCGAGCGGGTCCTGACCGAGCGATTGCAGGACCAGACGGCAGCGATCCCCGCCCTCCGCCAACGCCTCGATACCCTCTTCCCGCCGGCGGGTCGCGATCCCGACTGGCAGCGTGTCGCCTGCGCGCTGGCCACCCGATCGCGGTTCACCCTCATTACCGGCGGCCCGGGCACGGGCAAGACCCGCACCGTCCTGCGACTGCTGGGATTACTGCAGTCACAGCGCATGGATAGCCATCCCGGAAAGCCGCTGCGGATTCGGTTGGCTGCACCCACGGGCAAAGCTGCCGCCCGTCTGGGGGAGTCGATCAGTGCCGAGATCGATGCCCTGCCGCTGCCCGGATCGGTCCGCGATGCGATTCCGCGCAGCGTCAGCACGCTGCATCGTCTGCTCGGCCCGCGCCCGGGCAGCCGGCTCTTCCGCCATGATCGCCATGACCCGCTGCACGCTGATCTGGTGGTGGTCGACGAGGCCTCAATGATCGATCAGGAATTGACCGCACGTCTGCTCGATGCGCTTCGCCCCGAGACCCGGCTGGTACTGCTGGGCGATAAGGACCAGCTGGCATCAGTGGAAGCCGGCGCGGTGCTCGGCGAACTCTGCGCTGGGGCCGATGCCGGCCACTACACCACGGCAACCATCGACTGGGTACGGACAATGGCCGGCGACGACATCGCCGCCTGGCAGGGCGCCGGGACCGCGCTGCAGCAGCACATCGTCAAACTCCGCGAAAGCCGGCGGTTCAGTGCCGACAGCGGCATCGGTGCCTTTGCCGAGTCGGTGCGCAGCGGTGATCAGGCTCACGCCGCGGCCCTACTGGACGGGCCAGACCCGGATATCCAGCGACTGCCCCTCACCCATGACAGTGATTCGGCGATTGAGACAGCGGCGACCGGGGGCTATCAGCCCTACCTGGCCGCACTCAGGCAGTCACGGCCATTGGGTGATGATCGCGATGCCATCACCGAGTGGGCGCGCATCGTACTGCGGTCATTCACGCGGTTTCAGGTGCTCGCGACCATCCGCCATGGACCGCTCGGTGTCGCCCGTCTGAACGAGCGCATTGCCGCGCGACTGCAGCACGAAGGGCTGATCGATCGAGCCACCGGCTGGTTCGAGGGCCGACCCGTTATGATCACCCGCAACGACTACGAGCTGGGACTGATGAATGGCGATGTCGGGATCTGCCTGTCCACTCGACTGCCGGGAGAGACGGCGTCCAGACTGCGGGTGGCATTCGAGCTCGCCGATCACAGCGTCCGGCTGTTGCTGCCCAGCCGACTGGATGCCGTCGAGAGTGTATTCGCGATGACTGTTCACAAATCCCAGGGCTCGGAGTTCGACCATGTGTTGGTGGTGCTGCCCACCAGCGGACCGGCGCAGACCCGCGCCGAACTACTCTACACCGCCGCGACCCGTGCACGCTCAGGTGCAGTGATCGCCCATCCGCGCGCATAA
- a CDS encoding thiol-disulfide oxidoreductase DCC family protein yields MNQPTLYYDGSCGMCRREIEHLRPRLQPHVRLVDISTPAFEPPDGYTLGAMMERLHFHDGARMRIGLPASLGYWRIAGGGFRWLAAALSLPGLFQCGNWAYDRWAAWRMRHQRCEVPR; encoded by the coding sequence ATGAATCAGCCAACACTCTATTACGATGGCAGCTGCGGGATGTGTCGGCGCGAGATCGAGCACCTCCGCCCTCGGCTGCAGCCCCATGTGCGACTCGTCGATATCAGCACGCCGGCATTCGAGCCACCCGATGGCTATACGCTCGGCGCGATGATGGAGCGCCTGCATTTCCATGACGGTGCGCGGATGCGCATCGGCCTGCCCGCCTCACTCGGCTACTGGCGAATCGCTGGCGGCGGATTCCGCTGGCTCGCCGCCGCACTGAGCCTGCCGGGGCTGTTCCAGTGCGGCAACTGGGCCTATGACCGTTGGGCGGCCTGGCGGATGCGTCATCAGCGCTGCGAGGTGCCGCGCTAG